The Archangium lipolyticum genome window below encodes:
- a CDS encoding condensation domain-containing protein — protein sequence AAQLRAALQQKLPEYMVPSAFVPLAALPLSTSGKVDKKALPAPESATAKDTYVAPRTPVEEMLVAIWSEVLGVERVGTGDNFFELGGHSLVATQLVSRLRSTFGVELSLQDFFEHATVAELAARLAAAGPDQSVLPPVVSTPPADHLPLTHAQRAYWSPERMGPDSPLNLVVRAMRFSGELDVDALERSLQELVRRHESLRTTFPTVDGEPVQKVLPRLELPLSEVDLGHLAPAEREEAALRHLRQEAWRPLDLERGPLLRTGLLRLGEQEHILLLVLHHAVTDLVSEQVMMRELGALYEAFSRSQTSPLPEPALQYRDFTRWQLERLRGEELERLRQWWSQKLEGISPALELPYDRARPAQGTLRCAWHELVVPGSVWSELRGLSRREGATPFILLLTALQTMLARVSGRSDVLVGFAHANRPRPELDAVVGMMANLLMVRGELSGDPTFLELLKRVRAAYLEAFAHQELPHAELMKLLNGTPHQGPPYPVGMSYSEEEEEQEALVAGLTTRPVPLELELTISDLSLHFRETPEGLAVSIEYRTELFEAATVEALGDYLRVLMECVAADPRQRLESLPVPPVGVRAKREVAS from the coding sequence CCGCCGCTCAGCTGCGCGCGGCCCTGCAGCAAAAGCTGCCGGAGTACATGGTGCCCTCGGCCTTCGTGCCCCTGGCGGCCCTGCCCCTGTCCACCAGCGGCAAGGTGGACAAGAAGGCCCTTCCCGCTCCCGAGAGCGCCACCGCGAAGGACACGTACGTGGCGCCGCGTACCCCGGTGGAAGAGATGCTCGTCGCCATCTGGTCCGAGGTGCTCGGAGTCGAGCGCGTCGGCACGGGCGACAACTTCTTCGAGCTGGGAGGACACTCGCTGGTGGCCACGCAGCTGGTCTCCCGGCTGCGGAGCACCTTCGGAGTGGAGCTGTCGCTGCAGGACTTCTTCGAGCACGCCACGGTGGCCGAGCTGGCGGCCCGGCTGGCGGCGGCGGGACCGGATCAGAGCGTGCTCCCGCCGGTGGTGTCCACGCCGCCCGCTGATCATCTGCCACTGACGCACGCGCAGCGAGCGTACTGGTCGCCGGAGCGAATGGGCCCGGACAGTCCGCTCAACCTGGTCGTCCGGGCGATGCGCTTCTCGGGCGAGCTGGACGTGGACGCGCTCGAGCGGAGCCTCCAGGAGCTGGTGCGGCGCCACGAGAGCCTGCGCACCACGTTCCCCACGGTGGACGGAGAGCCCGTGCAGAAGGTATTGCCGCGGCTGGAGCTGCCCCTGTCGGAGGTGGATCTGGGCCACCTGGCCCCCGCCGAGCGCGAGGAGGCCGCCCTGCGCCACCTCCGCCAGGAAGCCTGGCGCCCGTTGGACCTGGAGCGGGGTCCGCTGCTGAGGACCGGGCTGCTGCGCCTGGGTGAGCAGGAGCACATCCTGCTGCTCGTGCTGCACCACGCGGTGACGGACCTCGTCTCCGAGCAGGTGATGATGCGCGAGCTGGGCGCCCTCTACGAGGCGTTCTCGCGGAGCCAGACCTCTCCGCTGCCCGAGCCGGCCCTGCAGTACCGCGACTTCACCCGCTGGCAGCTGGAGCGGCTGCGGGGAGAGGAGCTGGAGCGGCTGCGCCAGTGGTGGAGCCAGAAGCTGGAGGGCATCTCGCCAGCGCTGGAGCTGCCGTATGACCGGGCCCGCCCGGCCCAGGGCACGCTGCGATGCGCGTGGCACGAGCTCGTCGTCCCGGGCTCCGTGTGGAGCGAGCTGCGCGGGCTGAGCCGCCGCGAGGGGGCCACGCCGTTCATCCTGCTGCTGACGGCCCTGCAGACGATGCTGGCGCGCGTGTCGGGCCGTTCGGACGTGCTCGTCGGCTTCGCTCACGCCAACCGGCCCCGCCCCGAGCTGGACGCGGTGGTGGGCATGATGGCCAACCTGCTCATGGTGCGGGGCGAGCTGTCCGGCGATCCCACCTTCCTCGAGCTGCTAAAGCGCGTGCGCGCCGCCTACCTGGAGGCCTTCGCCCACCAGGAGTTGCCGCACGCCGAGCTGATGAAACTGCTGAACGGCACGCCGCACCAGGGCCCGCCCTACCCCGTGGGCATGTCCTACTCCGAGGAGGAGGAGGAGCAGGAGGCGCTGGTGGCGGGCCTCACCACGAGGCCGGTGCCGCTCGAGCTGGAGCTCACGATCAGCGACCTGTCGCTCCACTTCCGCGAAACGCCCGAGGGGCTGGCGGTGAGCATCGAGTACCGCACGGAGCTCTTCGAGGCCGCCACGGTGGAAGCGCTGGGTGACTACCTGCGGGTGCTGATGGAGTGCGTCGCGGCCGATCCCCGGCAGCGGCTGGAGTCGCTGCCGGTGCCTCCCGTGGGTGTGCGTGCGAAGCGAGAGGTGGCGTCATGA
- a CDS encoding DUF2911 domain-containing protein codes for MTNTRSTSYLSIPTLAALILLAATPALAQKTIAPPKAPVSPMEMAAKKLDDTTYVKVTYHSPRIQDPKTGKKRVIFGKLVPYGEVWRLGANAATELTTTGDIELAGQRLPAGTYALFTIPQADKWTLIVNKDVGQWGAYKYNKDNDVLRVDVPVKKSADTYEAFTIAFDEKGTALNFSWENTQVSVPVQPAKKG; via the coding sequence ATGACGAACACTCGTTCCACGTCGTACCTGAGCATTCCGACCCTGGCCGCGCTCATCCTCCTGGCCGCGACGCCGGCGCTGGCGCAGAAGACCATTGCGCCGCCGAAGGCGCCCGTGAGCCCGATGGAGATGGCGGCGAAGAAGCTGGATGACACGACGTACGTGAAGGTGACGTACCACTCGCCGCGCATCCAGGATCCGAAGACGGGCAAGAAGCGGGTCATCTTCGGCAAGCTGGTGCCCTACGGGGAGGTGTGGAGGCTGGGAGCGAACGCCGCCACGGAGCTGACCACGACGGGGGACATCGAGCTTGCGGGCCAGCGGCTGCCGGCGGGCACCTACGCGCTCTTCACCATTCCGCAGGCGGACAAGTGGACGCTCATCGTCAACAAGGACGTGGGCCAGTGGGGCGCCTACAAGTACAACAAGGACAATGACGTCCTGCGGGTGGACGTGCCGGTGAAGAAGAGCGCGGACACCTACGAGGCGTTCACCATCGCCTTCGATGAGAAGGGCACGGCGCTGAACTTCTCGTGGGAGAACACGCAGGTCTCCGTGCCAGTCCAGCCGGCGAAGAAGGGCTGA
- a CDS encoding cyclic peptide export ABC transporter: MNLLWMLLRTSRWVVLLSILCGAASGASSAGMISLITRVLSSGGQVTRETTLQFILLGALVLTTRIGSQTLLNTLHHQVVYDLRIGLSRRFLSTPLRQLEGLGAHRLIAALNNDILAVSTGLLALPNTIINLAVVLGCLAYLAWLSWWVFLSFIAFLAVGMLTYWLPASYSLRLMKGSREAYDMLQKHFRTLTEGLKELKIHHLRRHAFLDEDLDGTANRLRRLDTTSSNIDSANASWGLFLFLGFIGLLLFALPAFGAVKFEALTGYVLTILYMQQPLDAVMGNFHGLGQSVVALRKLEALTLGVEPEVPPASENATFRRLELVGITHVYRREDDEDGRFTLGPIHLTFEPGELVFLVGGNGSGKTTLAKLIIGLYAPEGGTLLWDGEPVTDARREHYRQLFSVIFSDFHLFDRLLGLETQGRTSEVQGYLERLHLSHKVKVVDGKLSTTALSQGQRKRLALLVCWLEDRPFYVFDEWAADQDPIFKAVFYEQLLPDLKKRGKTVFVITHDDRYFHLCDRLIRLDSGQLLTDEPQRVALSQAVNSR, encoded by the coding sequence ATGAATCTGCTGTGGATGCTCCTGCGCACCTCGCGTTGGGTGGTGCTGCTGTCGATCCTGTGTGGCGCGGCCTCGGGAGCCAGCAGCGCCGGCATGATCTCGCTCATCACCCGCGTGCTGAGCAGCGGTGGCCAGGTCACCCGTGAGACCACGCTGCAGTTCATCCTGCTCGGTGCGTTGGTGCTGACCACCCGTATCGGCTCACAGACGCTGCTCAACACCCTGCACCACCAGGTGGTGTACGACCTGCGAATCGGGCTCAGCCGCCGCTTCCTCTCCACGCCCCTGCGGCAGCTCGAGGGGCTGGGGGCCCACCGTCTGATCGCGGCCCTCAACAACGACATCCTCGCCGTGAGCACCGGACTGCTGGCGCTGCCCAACACCATCATCAACCTCGCCGTCGTGCTCGGCTGTCTGGCCTACCTGGCGTGGCTCTCCTGGTGGGTCTTCCTGTCGTTCATCGCGTTCCTGGCGGTGGGGATGCTCACCTACTGGCTGCCGGCCTCCTACTCCCTGCGGTTGATGAAGGGCTCGCGCGAGGCCTACGACATGCTGCAGAAGCACTTCCGCACCCTCACCGAGGGCCTCAAGGAGCTGAAGATCCACCACCTGCGGCGCCACGCCTTCCTCGACGAGGACCTGGACGGCACCGCGAACAGGCTGCGGCGGCTGGACACCACCAGCAGCAACATCGACTCCGCCAACGCGAGCTGGGGCCTGTTCCTCTTCCTCGGGTTCATCGGCCTGCTGCTCTTCGCCCTGCCGGCCTTCGGCGCGGTGAAGTTCGAGGCGCTCACCGGCTACGTGCTCACCATCCTCTACATGCAGCAACCGCTGGACGCGGTGATGGGCAACTTCCACGGCCTGGGCCAGAGCGTGGTGGCCCTGCGGAAGCTCGAGGCGCTCACACTGGGTGTCGAGCCCGAGGTGCCCCCCGCCTCCGAGAACGCCACCTTCCGCCGGCTGGAGCTGGTGGGCATCACCCACGTCTACCGGCGCGAGGACGACGAGGACGGACGCTTCACGCTGGGCCCCATCCACCTGACGTTCGAGCCCGGGGAGCTGGTCTTCCTGGTGGGAGGCAACGGCAGTGGGAAGACGACGCTCGCCAAGCTCATCATCGGCCTGTACGCGCCCGAGGGCGGCACGCTGCTGTGGGACGGAGAGCCCGTCACGGACGCCCGGCGCGAGCACTACCGCCAGCTCTTCTCGGTCATCTTCTCCGACTTCCACCTCTTCGATCGGCTGTTGGGTCTGGAGACACAGGGACGCACCAGCGAGGTGCAGGGCTACCTCGAGCGGTTGCACCTGAGCCACAAGGTGAAGGTGGTGGACGGGAAGCTGTCCACCACGGCGCTGTCCCAGGGTCAGCGCAAGCGCCTGGCGCTGCTGGTGTGCTGGCTGGAGGATCGCCCCTTCTACGTGTTCGACGAGTGGGCGGCGGATCAGGATCCCATCTTCAAGGCCGTCTTCTACGAGCAGCTGCTGCCGGACCTGAAGAAGCGGGGCAAGACCGTCTTCGTCATCACGCACGACGATCGTTACTTCCACCTGTGCGACCGTCTCATCCGACTGGACTCCGGCCAGCTCCTGACGGACGAGCCGCAGCGAGTAGCACTGTCCCAGGCCGTCAACTCCCGCTGA
- a CDS encoding TetR family transcriptional regulator, with translation MGPSKSDRGSETRELLLVTAERLFAEHGVEAVSNRQISEAAGQSNNFAVGYHFGSREELILAIVRRHSESMDRRRTEMLAKITGSPDLRDWVSCFVRPTTEHLASLGTPSWYARFIAQVMTHPALRERVSKESFTSPSLQQAIEGMSRLVPRLPEDVQQERNDMGRLLIVHMCAERERALHAGTAQPRSTWDSIAAGLVDALVGLWLAPVSARR, from the coding sequence ATGGGCCCGAGCAAATCCGACCGGGGCAGCGAGACGCGCGAGCTTCTCCTCGTCACCGCCGAGCGCCTGTTCGCCGAGCACGGGGTCGAGGCCGTCTCCAATCGCCAGATCAGCGAGGCGGCCGGCCAGTCCAACAACTTCGCTGTTGGCTACCACTTCGGCTCCAGGGAGGAGCTCATCCTGGCGATCGTGCGCCGGCATTCCGAGTCGATGGATCGGCGGCGGACCGAAATGCTCGCGAAGATCACCGGCTCGCCCGACCTGCGCGACTGGGTGTCCTGCTTCGTGCGGCCGACCACCGAGCACCTCGCCTCGCTGGGCACGCCCTCCTGGTATGCGCGGTTCATCGCCCAGGTGATGACCCACCCCGCCTTGCGTGAGCGCGTGAGCAAGGAGTCGTTCACCTCGCCCTCGCTGCAGCAGGCCATCGAAGGCATGTCCCGGCTGGTCCCGCGTCTGCCCGAGGACGTGCAGCAGGAGCGTAACGACATGGGCCGGTTGCTGATCGTGCACATGTGCGCCGAGCGGGAACGCGCGCTGCACGCGGGCACTGCCCAGCCCCGCTCGACCTGGGACTCCATCGCGGCCGGTCTGGTCGACGCGCTCGTCGGCTTGTGGCTGGCCCCCGTCTCCGCCCGCCGGTGA
- a CDS encoding flavin-containing monooxygenase, whose translation MTANKKGVPSFSPEALREKYRLEREKRLRPDGDTQYLDLSRVYPDFDKDPYVEPGFTRPAVTEKIDVLIVGGGFGGMLSAVRLRQAGVDSFRIIEKGGDFGGTWYWNRYPGAACDVESYIYLPLLEETGYIPTEKYAKAPEIFAHCQRIGRQFDLYKTALFQTLVEKMDWDEDTRRWNITTNRGDRLAARFVIIAGGILHKAKLPGIPGIETFKGHSFHTSRWDYAYTGGGPMGGLSKLADKRVGVIGTGATAIQAIPHLGASAKKLYVFQRTPSSVGARDNRPTDEAWVKTLQPGWQKERMVNFTAIVSGGEMDVDMVRDGWTYIFDGSESRRARTPEEAAELRQLADFRKMEEIRARVASIVKDPVTAEALKPYYDPLCKRPCFHDEYLDTFNRPNVQLVDTEGKGVERITPNGVVVNGKEYEVDCLVYASGFEVTGDYTRRLGFDIRGRGGKSLRDSWANGAATFHGMYSRGYPNLVMFSAPQSGWAINFVHILGEQAQHAAYVIEHCLKQGIETIEPTEKAQQQWWEVILSTLMKGGTTFGGPECTPGYYNNEGVRPPPSAMRNAGFGGGTLEFIEVLRNWRDGNDLAGMEVTFGETSPTP comes from the coding sequence ATGACCGCGAACAAGAAAGGTGTGCCCTCGTTCTCCCCGGAAGCGCTGAGGGAGAAGTACCGGCTCGAGCGTGAGAAGCGGCTGCGTCCCGACGGCGACACCCAATACCTCGACCTCAGCCGCGTCTACCCGGATTTCGACAAGGATCCGTACGTCGAGCCCGGCTTCACCCGCCCGGCGGTGACCGAGAAGATCGACGTGCTCATCGTCGGCGGTGGCTTTGGCGGCATGTTGTCGGCGGTGCGGCTGCGCCAGGCGGGGGTCGATTCCTTCCGCATCATCGAGAAGGGCGGCGACTTCGGCGGCACCTGGTACTGGAACCGCTATCCCGGCGCCGCCTGCGACGTGGAATCCTATATCTACCTGCCGCTGCTGGAGGAGACCGGCTACATCCCAACGGAGAAGTACGCCAAGGCGCCGGAGATCTTCGCCCACTGCCAGCGGATCGGCCGGCAGTTCGACCTCTACAAGACGGCGCTGTTCCAGACCCTGGTCGAGAAGATGGACTGGGACGAGGACACCCGGCGCTGGAACATCACCACCAACCGGGGCGACAGGCTCGCGGCGCGATTCGTCATCATCGCCGGTGGCATCCTCCACAAGGCCAAGCTGCCCGGCATCCCTGGGATCGAGACCTTCAAGGGTCACAGCTTCCACACCAGCCGGTGGGACTATGCCTATACCGGCGGCGGACCCATGGGCGGCCTGAGCAAGCTTGCCGACAAGCGCGTGGGCGTCATCGGGACGGGCGCGACCGCGATCCAGGCAATCCCCCACCTCGGTGCCTCGGCCAAGAAGTTGTACGTCTTCCAGCGCACGCCCTCGAGCGTCGGCGCGCGGGACAACCGGCCCACCGACGAGGCCTGGGTGAAGACACTCCAGCCCGGCTGGCAGAAGGAGCGCATGGTCAACTTCACCGCCATCGTCTCCGGCGGCGAGATGGACGTCGACATGGTACGGGACGGGTGGACGTACATCTTCGATGGTAGCGAGAGCCGCCGCGCCAGGACCCCCGAGGAGGCGGCCGAGCTCCGCCAGCTGGCGGACTTCCGCAAGATGGAGGAGATCCGCGCGCGGGTGGCCTCCATCGTGAAGGACCCGGTGACGGCCGAGGCGCTCAAGCCCTACTACGATCCGCTGTGCAAGCGGCCCTGCTTCCACGATGAATACCTGGACACGTTCAACCGCCCCAACGTCCAGCTCGTGGATACCGAGGGCAAGGGCGTGGAGCGCATCACGCCCAACGGCGTGGTGGTGAATGGCAAGGAATACGAGGTCGACTGCCTGGTCTACGCCTCGGGCTTCGAGGTCACGGGCGACTACACCCGCCGGCTGGGCTTCGACATTCGCGGGCGTGGCGGCAAGTCCCTGCGTGACAGCTGGGCCAATGGCGCGGCGACGTTCCACGGCATGTACAGCCGCGGCTATCCGAACCTCGTGATGTTCAGCGCCCCCCAGAGCGGTTGGGCGATCAATTTCGTCCACATCCTCGGTGAGCAGGCGCAACACGCCGCCTACGTCATCGAGCATTGCCTGAAGCAAGGCATCGAGACGATCGAACCGACGGAGAAGGCGCAGCAGCAGTGGTGGGAGGTGATCCTCAGCACCCTCATGAAGGGCGGCACCACCTTCGGCGGTCCCGAGTGCACGCCCGGCTACTACAACAACGAAGGCGTCCGGCCTCCCCCGAGCGCGATGCGCAATGCCGGTTTCGGAGGCGGCACGCTCGAGTTCATCGAAGTCCTGCGGAACTGGCGCGACGGCAACGATCTCGCGGGCATGGAAGTCACGTTTGGAGAGACGTCCCCTACCCCATGA
- a CDS encoding glycosyltransferase family 2 protein produces MPLPNPWHELLESFTHVNQYDSWFPGRVNYLRDYTRWRNQVRHGPNLPATGPERLTVVLLSYRRVRNIEPMVNSLLRADFVGRVLVSNNNPAYRISDWVRVRDERLHLVDQSERRYAGIRFELARGEQGEYFASIDDDTFLSPEQLRQLFTMLVTDPSTPHGIQGELYKGRPGEPTNDDWRPGLVGERRVDAINRVYFFTREHLEELYRLAGLLGLNVPTLANGEDLLLSACGRLRPRVHDVGPVAQCLSAHRLGVATWRTRQDFFQERTDLLLRLRQLKPLADS; encoded by the coding sequence ATGCCCCTGCCCAACCCCTGGCACGAGCTGCTCGAATCCTTCACGCACGTCAACCAATACGACTCGTGGTTTCCTGGCCGGGTGAACTACCTGCGGGACTACACGCGCTGGCGGAACCAGGTGCGCCACGGACCGAACCTCCCGGCGACGGGGCCCGAGCGGCTGACGGTGGTCCTGCTGAGCTACCGGCGGGTGCGCAACATCGAGCCGATGGTGAACAGCCTGCTACGAGCGGACTTCGTCGGCCGCGTCCTGGTGTCCAACAACAATCCGGCCTACCGCATCTCGGACTGGGTGCGGGTGCGCGACGAGCGGCTGCACCTGGTGGATCAATCCGAGCGCCGGTACGCGGGCATCCGCTTCGAGCTGGCGCGCGGCGAACAGGGTGAGTACTTCGCCAGCATCGACGACGACACCTTCCTGTCACCCGAGCAGCTCCGGCAGCTCTTCACCATGCTCGTGACGGATCCGAGCACGCCCCACGGCATCCAGGGAGAGCTCTACAAGGGCCGGCCGGGAGAGCCGACCAACGACGATTGGAGGCCCGGGCTGGTCGGCGAGCGCCGGGTGGACGCGATCAACCGCGTGTACTTCTTCACCCGAGAGCACCTGGAGGAGCTCTACCGGCTGGCGGGCCTGCTGGGCCTGAACGTGCCGACACTGGCCAACGGCGAGGATCTGCTGCTGAGCGCCTGTGGGCGACTCCGTCCGCGCGTCCATGACGTGGGTCCGGTGGCGCAGTGCCTCTCGGCACACCGGCTCGGGGTGGCCACGTGGCGCACCCGCCAGGACTTCTTCCAGGAGCGTACGGATCTGCTGCTGCGCCTGCGCCAGCTCAAACCCCTGGCCGACTCCTAG
- a CDS encoding metallophosphoesterase — protein MSAPVYHRIRPTSGDSLYTTNANEAANAATTYGYTDDRGVAFRASTATGTGLSPVYRIYSPSRGEHFWTIDATEKQNLVSTGGFTTDEGIGFYASKTADPCLVPVYRYSNTALKKHRFAITDAERNSLSAAGWVDEGIKLYAAPSSTQPIDTKFTFVVIPDTQNEVVNNSTLIDHRMQWLADNKSALDLRFVMQTGDMMNWDTPDHIQYERASNALEKLEAAGIPYALAIGNHDTAATCTGGGACPGNVNANLRNTTTFNTYFPTTRFKALAGVYETGKCDNAYHTFSAGGLNWLVLNLELWARTGAVEWAKTVLAQHPRHNVIVITHSHQTSSGGIEQSNGGYGNNSPQYVFDNALKQYANVRFIFSGHVGTSAYREVTGVQGNKIHQILTTYHDSTTNPTRLIEVDTAANTFSTRVYSPYTNAEKQDGSKFTISNVSWVR, from the coding sequence ATGAGTGCTCCCGTGTATCACCGCATCCGGCCGACGTCGGGTGACAGCCTCTACACGACCAACGCGAACGAGGCGGCCAACGCCGCGACGACCTACGGCTACACCGACGACCGCGGCGTGGCCTTCCGCGCCTCCACCGCCACGGGAACGGGGCTGTCCCCCGTCTACCGCATCTACAGCCCGAGCCGGGGCGAGCACTTCTGGACCATCGACGCGACGGAGAAGCAGAACCTCGTGAGCACGGGGGGCTTCACCACCGACGAGGGCATCGGCTTCTACGCCTCGAAGACGGCGGACCCGTGCCTCGTGCCCGTGTACCGCTACTCCAACACGGCGCTCAAGAAGCACCGCTTCGCCATCACCGACGCCGAGCGCAACAGCCTGAGCGCCGCCGGATGGGTCGACGAGGGCATCAAGCTCTACGCCGCGCCCTCCTCCACCCAGCCCATCGACACGAAGTTCACCTTCGTCGTCATCCCGGACACGCAGAACGAGGTCGTCAACAACTCGACACTGATCGACCACCGCATGCAGTGGCTCGCCGACAACAAGTCCGCGCTCGACCTCCGCTTCGTGATGCAGACCGGCGACATGATGAACTGGGACACGCCCGACCACATCCAGTACGAGCGCGCCAGCAATGCGCTCGAGAAGCTGGAAGCCGCCGGCATTCCCTACGCGCTCGCCATTGGGAATCATGACACGGCGGCCACCTGCACTGGCGGCGGTGCCTGCCCCGGCAACGTGAACGCCAACCTGCGCAACACCACCACGTTCAACACGTACTTCCCGACGACGCGGTTCAAGGCGCTCGCTGGCGTGTACGAGACGGGGAAGTGTGACAATGCCTATCACACGTTCTCGGCGGGCGGCCTGAACTGGCTCGTGCTCAACCTGGAGTTGTGGGCCCGCACGGGCGCGGTCGAGTGGGCGAAGACGGTGCTGGCCCAGCATCCCCGCCACAACGTCATCGTCATCACCCACTCACACCAGACGAGCAGCGGCGGCATCGAGCAGAGCAACGGTGGCTATGGCAACAACAGCCCCCAGTACGTGTTCGACAACGCGCTCAAGCAGTACGCCAACGTGCGGTTCATCTTCTCCGGCCACGTGGGAACCTCGGCCTACCGCGAGGTCACCGGCGTCCAGGGCAACAAGATCCACCAGATCCTGACGACCTACCATGACTCGACGACGAACCCGACGCGGCTGATCGAGGTCGACACCGCCGCGAACACCTTCTCCACGCGCGTGTACTCGCCCTACACGAACGCGGAGAAGCAGGACGGCTCGAAGTTCACCATCAGCAACGTCTCCTGGGTCCGCTAG
- a CDS encoding MBL fold metallo-hydrolase produces MTMYLKPNVAIEPLYNQWYTWCYLLSPATAPLYVTNLHIKVMQSFVANPDVHVAALKNPALMGGPFLNYPASRVADVKALLDRTLREQAHMVAFTKAVAELEQLLAINATGPSMESLYPKVPDVLRGYVELTYDMVHRASIRFIEPLLYHSRYNQESSQSVFLMQVDGDARKFIYSTPRLEGESPLWLKVPFRHEGLDELFRMRTTPGSPGKVAEMLGVPASAANEFAALFTETPPRRPERWTGDGVRMRYFGHACVLMESRETSVLTDPVISYEFPTDQPRFTHADLPERIDYMVLTHAHADHLMMETLIQLRHRVGTVVVPRNNGGGLADPSLRLMLEHNGFRNVVELDELQRLAIPGGSITGLPFIGEHCDLSIQAKLAHLVQMGGKSFLMAADSNALEPRLYQHLREVVGEIDVLCLGMECEGGPMSWMYGPLLSQPVPRKVDQSRRLNGSNCARASEIVNHLNPKEVYIYAMGQEPWLRHVMALAYDEKAPQIVESNKLLEYCRGRGIRAERPYIQMEKVFV; encoded by the coding sequence ATGACCATGTACCTCAAGCCCAACGTCGCCATCGAGCCGCTCTACAACCAGTGGTACACGTGGTGTTACCTGCTCTCACCCGCGACGGCGCCGCTGTACGTGACGAACCTGCACATCAAGGTGATGCAGTCGTTCGTGGCCAATCCGGACGTGCACGTGGCGGCGCTGAAGAACCCGGCGCTGATGGGAGGACCCTTCCTCAACTACCCGGCCTCGCGGGTGGCGGACGTGAAGGCGCTGTTGGATCGCACCCTGCGCGAGCAGGCGCACATGGTGGCCTTCACCAAGGCGGTGGCGGAGCTGGAGCAGCTGCTGGCCATCAATGCCACGGGCCCGTCGATGGAGAGCCTCTATCCGAAGGTGCCGGACGTGCTGCGCGGCTACGTGGAGCTGACGTACGACATGGTGCACCGCGCGAGCATCCGCTTCATCGAGCCGCTGCTGTACCACAGCCGCTACAATCAGGAGTCGTCGCAGAGCGTGTTCCTGATGCAGGTGGACGGGGACGCGCGCAAGTTCATCTACAGTACGCCGCGGCTCGAGGGGGAGTCGCCGCTGTGGCTGAAGGTGCCCTTCCGCCACGAGGGCCTGGACGAGCTGTTCCGGATGCGCACGACGCCGGGCTCGCCGGGGAAGGTGGCGGAGATGCTGGGGGTGCCCGCGAGCGCGGCGAACGAGTTCGCGGCGCTCTTCACGGAGACGCCGCCGCGGCGCCCGGAGCGCTGGACGGGGGACGGGGTGCGCATGCGCTACTTCGGCCACGCGTGCGTGCTGATGGAGTCCCGGGAGACGTCGGTGCTGACGGATCCGGTGATCAGCTACGAGTTCCCGACGGACCAGCCGCGCTTCACGCACGCGGATCTGCCCGAGCGGATCGACTACATGGTGCTCACCCACGCGCACGCGGATCACCTGATGATGGAGACGCTGATCCAACTGCGTCACCGGGTGGGGACGGTGGTGGTGCCGCGCAACAACGGCGGAGGACTGGCGGATCCGTCACTGCGGCTGATGCTGGAGCACAACGGCTTCCGCAACGTGGTGGAGCTGGACGAGTTGCAGCGCCTCGCGATTCCGGGCGGGTCGATCACCGGGTTGCCGTTCATCGGTGAGCACTGCGATCTGTCGATCCAGGCGAAGCTCGCGCACCTGGTGCAGATGGGAGGCAAGTCGTTCCTGATGGCGGCGGATTCGAACGCGCTGGAGCCGCGGCTGTACCAGCACCTGCGGGAGGTGGTGGGAGAGATCGACGTGCTGTGCCTGGGGATGGAGTGCGAGGGCGGGCCGATGAGCTGGATGTACGGGCCGCTATTGAGCCAGCCAGTGCCGCGCAAGGTGGACCAGTCGAGGAGACTGAACGGGTCGAACTGCGCGCGAGCCAGCGAGATCGTGAACCACCTGAACCCGAAGGAGGTCTACATCTACGCGATGGGCCAGGAGCCGTGGCTGAGACACGTGATGGCGCTGGCGTACGACGAGAAGGCGCCGCAGATCGTCGAGTCCAACAAGTTGCTCGAGTACTGCCGGGGCCGGGGAATCCGAGCCGAGAGGCCGTACATCCAGATGGAGAAGGTGTTCGTCTGA